A genome region from bacterium includes the following:
- the cysK gene encoding cysteine synthase A: MRGIHASIVDTIGRTPLVRLGRLDAGLPGRVVAKLESFNPMCSVKDRIGANMLLAAEAARLIKPGDTLVEPTSGNTGIALAMVAAARGYRLVLTMPETMSVERRQLLRAFGAELVLTPGPGGMKAAIAEAERLLAENAGWFMPSQFTNPANPEVHRRTTAEEIWRDTEGAVDALVAGVGTGGTITGVAQILKPRRPGFRAIAVEPAESPVLSGGQPGPHPIMGIGAGFVPAVLDPALIDEILTVTAADARAAARRLAREAGILAGISSGAALHAALAVAARAESAGKLIVVVLPDTGERYLSTPLFADPGAGEGGAGAPLP, from the coding sequence ATGCGCGGGATCCACGCGAGCATCGTCGACACCATCGGCCGCACGCCGCTCGTGCGCCTGGGCCGCCTCGACGCCGGCCTGCCCGGCCGCGTCGTCGCCAAGCTCGAGAGCTTCAACCCGATGTGCAGCGTCAAGGACCGCATCGGCGCCAACATGCTGCTCGCGGCCGAGGCGGCGAGATTGATCAAGCCCGGCGACACGCTCGTCGAGCCGACCAGCGGCAACACGGGCATCGCGCTCGCGATGGTCGCCGCCGCGCGCGGCTACCGGCTCGTGCTGACGATGCCCGAGACGATGAGCGTGGAGCGCCGCCAGCTCCTGCGCGCCTTCGGCGCCGAGCTGGTGCTGACGCCCGGGCCGGGCGGCATGAAGGCCGCCATCGCCGAGGCCGAGCGCCTGCTCGCCGAGAACGCGGGCTGGTTCATGCCCAGCCAGTTCACGAACCCGGCGAATCCCGAGGTCCACCGGCGCACGACGGCCGAGGAGATCTGGCGCGACACGGAGGGCGCCGTGGACGCGCTCGTCGCCGGCGTCGGCACCGGCGGCACGATCACGGGTGTCGCGCAGATCCTCAAGCCGCGGCGGCCGGGCTTTCGCGCGATCGCCGTCGAGCCCGCCGAGAGCCCGGTGCTCTCGGGCGGCCAGCCGGGCCCGCATCCGATCATGGGCATCGGCGCCGGCTTCGTGCCCGCGGTGCTCGACCCCGCGCTCATCGACGAGATCCTCACGGTGACGGCCGCCGACGCGCGGGCCGCCGCGCGGCGCCTGGCCCGGGAGGCGGGCATTCTCGCCGGGATCTCCAGCGGCGCCGCCCTGCACGCGGCGCTCGCCGTGGCCGCCCGCGCCGAGAGCGCGGGCAAGCTGATCGTCGTCGTGCTGCCCGACACGGGCGAGCGCTACCTCAGCACGCCGCTCTTTGCGGACCCGGGTGCCGGCGAGGGCGGGGCGGGCGCGCCGCTGCCCTGA
- a CDS encoding malate dehydrogenase, whose amino-acid sequence MKKVSIVGSGNVGVNSAFFIAETAAANVLLVDIQEGISTGKALDLMEAAPIRRYRTRIEGSDAIADIAGSEVVVLAAGLIRAPGKERSEHFQANAALARELATAIAKQAPEAKVIVATEPVDAIVKVVVETTGFDRHRVIGVGGILDSMRMASFIADALGVSPRDIHALVIGSHTGRMVPLPFYARVNGVEISQLLDAQTVGRIVDDTRRAGDVIVDLAKHANAYYAPSAAITTLVEAICLDLKVVRSVSVLLAGEYGLSDVALSVPCKLGAAGVEQIIELALNEEDRQALAASAGPVRALFAPAEDRKGTR is encoded by the coding sequence ATGAAGAAGGTGAGCATCGTCGGCAGCGGCAACGTGGGCGTGAACAGCGCCTTCTTCATCGCCGAAACCGCCGCCGCGAATGTTCTGCTCGTGGACATCCAGGAGGGCATCTCCACCGGCAAGGCGCTGGACCTCATGGAGGCCGCGCCGATCCGCCGCTACCGCACGCGCATCGAGGGCAGCGACGCGATCGCCGACATCGCCGGCAGCGAGGTCGTCGTGCTCGCCGCCGGCCTCATCCGCGCGCCGGGCAAGGAGCGCAGCGAGCACTTCCAGGCCAACGCCGCCCTCGCCCGCGAACTGGCCACCGCGATCGCCAAGCAGGCGCCGGAGGCCAAGGTCATCGTCGCCACCGAGCCGGTCGACGCGATCGTCAAGGTCGTCGTCGAGACGACGGGCTTCGATCGCCACCGCGTGATCGGCGTCGGCGGCATCCTTGACAGCATGCGCATGGCCTCCTTCATCGCCGACGCGCTCGGCGTGAGCCCGCGCGACATCCACGCGCTGGTGATCGGCAGCCACACCGGCCGCATGGTGCCGCTGCCCTTCTACGCCCGCGTCAACGGCGTCGAGATCTCGCAGCTCCTCGACGCCCAGACCGTCGGCCGCATCGTCGACGACACGCGGCGGGCGGGCGACGTCATCGTCGACCTCGCCAAGCACGCCAACGCCTACTACGCGCCCAGCGCCGCGATCACGACTCTGGTCGAGGCGATCTGCCTCGATCTCAAGGTCGTGCGCTCGGTGAGCGTGCTGCTCGCGGGCGAGTACGGGCTCAGCGACGTCGCTCTCAGCGTGCCCTGCAAGCTGGGCGCGGCCGGCGTCGAGCAGATCATCGAACTGGCACTCAACGAGGAGGACCGGCAGGCGCTCGCCGCCTCGGCCGGCCCCGTGCGCGCGCTCTTCGCGCCCGCCGAGGACAGGAAGGGGACGCGATGA
- a CDS encoding cytochrome C — MRLRDLADNFRVLTLRNISHPLGLIGMMVMYLSGIPIVLLLILDSLGFLHSPYLGIYTFLVLPAFFALGVLLVVLGRYRAHRRAAAGDDRPLYPFPQWDLNQPSDRARFLVVTISGTLLLLIVATLSYRGVEFTESVTFCGKVCHAVMQPENTAYLNSPHARVSCVDCHIGPGADWYVRSKLSGLRQVWAVTVGNYAKPIETPIHNLRPARETCEQCHWPEKFHGDKVLVKRHFEADAANSEIVNALVLKVGGGGQESGFTEGIHWHVNLEVDYVADEKREEILWVRARRPDGQVTEYFKDGTELTADSLAAREVRRMDCLDCHNRPTHTFEDPNIALDEAIVAGRIDDALPFIKREALAAITAEYASQEEAATQIPARLAAFYAEHAGDSLTIDSAAVAAAAATATEIYKRNVFPQMKVTWGTYANHIGHEVSPGCFRCHDDAHTSADGATISQDCDTCHTLLAWEERDPAILQQLFP; from the coding sequence ATGCGCCTGCGAGACCTGGCCGACAACTTCCGCGTCCTGACGCTCAGGAACATCAGCCACCCTCTGGGCCTCATTGGCATGATGGTGATGTACCTGAGCGGCATCCCCATCGTGCTGCTCCTGATCCTGGATTCGTTGGGCTTTCTTCACTCGCCCTACCTGGGCATCTACACCTTCCTGGTCCTGCCGGCCTTCTTCGCGCTGGGCGTCCTGCTCGTCGTCCTGGGCCGCTATCGGGCCCATCGCCGGGCGGCAGCCGGCGATGACCGTCCGCTGTATCCTTTCCCGCAGTGGGATCTCAATCAGCCTTCCGATCGCGCGCGCTTCCTGGTCGTGACGATCAGCGGCACGCTGCTGCTGCTCATCGTGGCCACGCTCAGCTACCGCGGCGTCGAGTTCACCGAGTCGGTCACCTTCTGCGGCAAGGTCTGTCATGCCGTGATGCAGCCCGAGAACACGGCCTACCTGAACTCGCCCCATGCACGCGTCTCCTGTGTGGACTGCCACATCGGTCCGGGCGCCGACTGGTACGTGCGTTCGAAGCTCTCCGGCCTGCGGCAGGTCTGGGCAGTGACCGTCGGCAACTACGCGAAGCCGATCGAGACCCCGATTCACAACTTGCGGCCGGCGCGCGAGACCTGCGAGCAGTGCCACTGGCCGGAGAAGTTCCACGGCGACAAGGTGCTCGTGAAGCGGCACTTCGAGGCGGACGCGGCGAACAGCGAGATCGTCAATGCGCTCGTCCTCAAGGTGGGCGGCGGCGGTCAGGAGTCCGGGTTCACCGAGGGCATCCACTGGCACGTGAATCTCGAGGTCGACTACGTCGCGGACGAGAAGCGGGAGGAGATTCTCTGGGTGCGCGCGCGCCGACCCGACGGCCAGGTCACCGAGTACTTCAAGGACGGCACCGAGCTGACCGCCGACTCACTTGCCGCGCGCGAAGTTCGCCGCATGGACTGCCTCGACTGCCACAACCGACCCACGCACACCTTCGAGGATCCGAACATCGCCCTCGACGAGGCGATCGTGGCCGGCCGCATCGACGACGCGCTCCCCTTCATCAAGCGCGAAGCGCTGGCCGCGATCACGGCCGAGTACGCGAGTCAGGAGGAGGCGGCAACCCAGATCCCGGCCCGGCTCGCGGCCTTCTACGCCGAGCACGCGGGCGACAGCTTGACGATCGACAGCGCCGCGGTCGCCGCTGCGGCCGCGACCGCCACCGAGATCTACAAGCGCAACGTCTTCCCTCAGATGAAGGTGACTTGGGGCACCTACGCGAACCACATTGGCCACGAGGTCTCGCCCGGCTGCTTCCGCTGCCACGACGACGCGCACACGAGCGCCGACGGCGCGACGATCAGCCAGGACTGCGACACCTGCCACACGCTGCTCGCCTGGGAGGAGCGCGATCCCGCGATCCTGCAGCAGCTCTTCCCCTAG
- a CDS encoding DUF4405 domain-containing protein: MRALISGGTAPLALALLLLAAPASGQDAAAAPPAAPQIGDKDCLDCHEGSGGDPVEVTPAHLAKSVHADFGCLDCHADITELPHADDLPAVDCGLCHDEVSSVYTRHGLGKVGVSPGVPSCSDCHGTHDIRAVAEKGSPVNPLNLPKTCARCHEDNKFTEAQGIRFKHPVNVYTNSVHGRAALGGIYSAATCNDCHSTDGSAHKILPPGDVNSAINHFNIAKTCGKCHQYIAQDYHEGIHGQLTERGQVESPICTTCHGEHNILPTADPRSPVSANRLAEATCSPCHESAMLNDKYELPTGRLQSFQDSYHGLKSKAGDATVANCASCHGAHRILPAADSTSTIHPANLQHTCGGCHPSITAEIAATPIHQDTTGLHTGVAGIVRVIYLVLITVVIGGMALHWLVDLAHQIRKVMAKRQVRRMDGDEVVQHFVLALSFTVLVISGFSLRFYEAWWSRWLFSWEGGSGFRGDLHRIAGVVLLLASVWHLFFLITRRGRIFLREMWPCAQDLRDFFGMMAYNLGRSQKHPLFGRFSYVEKAEYWALVWGTIVMGATGLLLWFDNLFVNWLPKGFLDVMLVIHYYEAWLAFLAILIWHMYSTVFSPKVYPMNPSWLTGFMPEEQFKAEHPLALAASNAEEAAIIAEREAGERGPAI; the protein is encoded by the coding sequence ATGCGCGCTCTGATTTCCGGCGGCACCGCGCCGCTGGCCCTTGCGCTCCTGCTGTTGGCGGCGCCGGCCAGCGGTCAGGACGCGGCGGCCGCGCCGCCGGCAGCCCCGCAGATCGGCGACAAGGACTGCCTGGACTGTCACGAGGGCTCGGGCGGCGATCCCGTCGAGGTCACGCCGGCCCACCTGGCCAAGAGCGTCCACGCCGACTTCGGTTGCCTGGACTGCCACGCCGACATCACCGAGCTGCCGCACGCGGACGACCTGCCCGCCGTCGACTGCGGCCTCTGCCACGACGAGGTGAGCAGCGTCTACACCCGGCATGGCCTGGGCAAGGTGGGCGTCAGCCCGGGGGTGCCGAGTTGCAGCGATTGCCACGGCACGCACGACATCCGGGCCGTCGCCGAGAAGGGATCGCCGGTCAACCCGCTCAACCTGCCGAAGACCTGCGCCCGGTGCCATGAGGACAACAAGTTCACGGAGGCCCAGGGCATCCGTTTCAAGCACCCGGTGAACGTCTACACGAACAGCGTGCACGGGCGGGCGGCGCTGGGCGGCATCTACTCGGCGGCCACCTGCAACGACTGCCACTCGACGGACGGCAGCGCGCACAAGATCCTGCCGCCGGGCGACGTGAACTCCGCGATCAACCACTTCAACATCGCCAAGACCTGCGGCAAGTGCCACCAGTACATCGCGCAGGACTACCACGAGGGCATTCACGGCCAGCTCACCGAGCGCGGCCAGGTGGAGTCGCCGATCTGCACCACCTGCCACGGCGAGCACAACATCCTGCCGACGGCCGATCCGCGCTCGCCGGTCAGCGCGAACCGCCTGGCGGAGGCCACCTGCTCGCCCTGCCACGAGTCGGCGATGCTCAACGACAAGTACGAGCTGCCGACGGGGCGCCTCCAGTCCTTCCAGGACTCCTATCACGGGCTGAAGAGCAAGGCGGGCGACGCCACCGTGGCCAACTGCGCCTCCTGCCACGGCGCCCACCGCATCCTGCCGGCCGCGGACTCCACCTCGACGATCCACCCGGCCAACCTCCAGCATACCTGCGGCGGCTGCCACCCCTCGATCACGGCCGAGATCGCGGCGACGCCCATCCACCAGGACACGACGGGCCTGCACACGGGTGTCGCCGGCATCGTGCGCGTGATCTACCTCGTCTTGATCACTGTGGTGATTGGGGGCATGGCGCTGCACTGGCTCGTCGACCTCGCGCACCAGATCCGCAAGGTGATGGCCAAGCGTCAGGTGCGACGCATGGACGGCGACGAGGTTGTCCAGCACTTCGTGCTCGCCCTCTCCTTCACGGTGCTCGTGATCAGCGGGTTCTCGCTGCGCTTCTACGAGGCCTGGTGGTCGCGCTGGCTCTTCAGCTGGGAGGGCGGTTCCGGCTTCCGCGGCGATCTGCACCGCATCGCTGGCGTCGTGCTCCTGCTGGCCTCGGTCTGGCACCTGTTCTTCCTGATCACGCGCCGCGGCCGGATCTTCCTGCGGGAGATGTGGCCGTGCGCCCAGGACCTCCGCGACTTCTTCGGCATGATGGCCTACAACCTCGGCCGCAGTCAGAAGCACCCGCTCTTCGGCCGCTTCTCCTACGTCGAGAAGGCCGAGTACTGGGCCCTCGTCTGGGGCACCATCGTGATGGGCGCCACGGGCCTGCTGCTCTGGTTCGACAACCTCTTCGTGAACTGGCTGCCCAAGGGTTTCCTCGACGTGATGCTCGTCATCCACTACTACGAGGCCTGGCTCGCCTTCCTGGCCATCCTCATCTGGCACATGTACTCGACGGTGTTCAGCCCCAAGGTCTACCCGATGAACCCCTCCTGGCTGACGGGCTTCATGCCGGAGGAGCAGTTCAAGGCCGAGCACCCGCTGGCGCTCGCGGCCAGCAACGCGGAGGAGGCGGCGATCATCGCCGAGCGAGAAGCGGGCGAGCGCGGCCCGGCGATCTAG
- the mdh gene encoding malate dehydrogenase → MKKVSIIGAGHVGATCAYYVAEKNIADIVLVDVVEGMPQAKGLDFCQAAPLRQYGVKVTGTNRYAEIAGSDVVVVTAGVPRKPGMDRMDLLKINTEIVKTAARAIAEYAPNSTIIVVSNPLDIMCMVALDASGFALKRVFGMAGILDSTRFRWFVAEKLGVSVHNVQAMVLGGHGDTMVPLPRFTTVNGIPITELLPAAEIQALSDRTREGGAEIVKYLKTGSAFYAPAASTAEMVEAVLTDEKRIQPCAAYLRGEYGHEAIYLGVPVLIGANGAEKIIELDLSLEEKAMLDRSAEAVKEGLKALRSFYTMA, encoded by the coding sequence ATGAAGAAGGTCAGCATTATCGGCGCCGGCCACGTCGGCGCTACCTGCGCCTACTACGTTGCCGAGAAGAACATCGCCGACATCGTGCTCGTCGACGTGGTCGAGGGCATGCCGCAGGCGAAGGGCCTGGACTTCTGCCAGGCGGCGCCCCTGCGCCAGTACGGCGTCAAGGTGACGGGCACGAACCGCTACGCCGAGATCGCCGGCAGCGACGTGGTCGTCGTCACCGCCGGCGTGCCGCGCAAGCCGGGCATGGACCGCATGGACCTGCTCAAGATCAACACGGAGATCGTCAAGACGGCCGCGCGCGCGATTGCCGAGTACGCGCCCAACAGCACGATCATCGTGGTGAGCAATCCGCTGGACATCATGTGCATGGTCGCCCTCGACGCGAGCGGCTTCGCGCTCAAGCGCGTCTTCGGCATGGCGGGCATTCTCGACAGCACGCGCTTCCGCTGGTTCGTGGCCGAGAAGCTGGGGGTCTCCGTGCACAACGTCCAGGCGATGGTCCTCGGCGGCCACGGCGACACGATGGTCCCCCTGCCCCGCTTCACGACGGTGAACGGCATTCCCATCACCGAGCTGCTGCCGGCAGCCGAGATCCAGGCCCTTTCTGACCGCACCCGCGAGGGCGGCGCCGAGATCGTCAAGTACCTCAAGACCGGCTCGGCCTTCTACGCCCCCGCCGCGAGCACGGCCGAGATGGTCGAGGCCGTACTCACGGACGAGAAGCGCATCCAGCCCTGCGCGGCCTACCTGCGCGGCGAGTACGGCCACGAGGCGATTTACTTGGGCGTGCCGGTGCTGATCGGCGCCAACGGCGCCGAGAAGATCATCGAGCTGGACCTCTCCCTCGAGGAGAAGGCCATGCTGGACAGGAGCGCCGAGGCCGTGAAGGAGGGTCTGAAGGCCCTGCGCAGCTTCTACACGATGGCGTAG
- the cysE gene encoding serine O-acetyltransferase codes for MRLWRNLREDLRSALDRDPAARNGLELLLLYPSLHAVWCYRIAHGLWRRGLRFPARFLMSMVRVFTGVEIHPGATIGRRFFIDHGVGVVIGETTEIGDDVLLYQGVTLGGTSLAKGKRHPTLGHHVVVGAGAKVLGPISVGDGARIGASSVVIKDVEPRQVVVGIPARPVDRREDAEIRLRHNLIKDPVQESLRGLEERIRFLESRLQGDEAARDDWTRAVDYEI; via the coding sequence ATGAGACTCTGGCGAAACCTCCGCGAGGACCTGCGCTCGGCCCTGGACCGCGACCCGGCCGCGCGCAACGGGCTGGAGTTGCTGCTGCTTTATCCTAGCCTCCACGCTGTCTGGTGCTACCGAATCGCCCACGGCCTCTGGCGCCGCGGCCTGCGCTTCCCGGCCCGCTTCCTGATGAGCATGGTGCGCGTTTTCACCGGGGTCGAGATCCACCCCGGGGCCACCATCGGCCGCCGCTTCTTCATCGACCACGGCGTGGGCGTCGTGATCGGCGAGACGACCGAGATCGGCGACGACGTGCTGCTCTACCAGGGCGTCACGCTGGGCGGCACCAGCCTCGCCAAGGGCAAGCGGCACCCGACCCTCGGCCACCATGTCGTCGTCGGTGCGGGCGCGAAGGTGCTCGGACCGATCAGCGTCGGCGACGGCGCCCGCATCGGCGCCAGCAGCGTGGTGATCAAGGACGTCGAGCCGCGGCAGGTCGTGGTCGGCATTCCCGCCCGACCGGTGGACCGGCGGGAGGACGCGGAGATCCGTCTTCGGCACAACCTGATCAAGGACCCCGTGCAGGAGAGCCTGCGCGGTCTCGAGGAGCGCATCCGCTTCCTCGAGAGCCGCCTGCAGGGCGACGAAGCGGCGCGCGATGATTGGACTCGCGCCGTCGACTACGAGATCTGA